The genomic stretch TAATTTTTCAGAAAAAAAGGATTTCTACCATAATCTTGCAGACCATGTGCTAAAGAAAGGCGAGACGCTGTATGATGAGGTTGAATTCCTGCTCCGGGAAGAACTGAGGGAGCCACGGTACTATTTTTCACTCCTGCAGGCAATGGCGCAGGGGAAAAGAAAGCTTTCAGAAATTGTGAACGCTACAGGCATTTCGCAACCTGTAGCCAATAAATATCTTGGGACGTTGATTGACCTTGACCTCATAGAGAGGGAGGTGCCGGTAACTGAAGAGAAACCTCTCAAAAGTAAAAAAGGACTGTACAAAATGAAGGATGAATTCTTTCGGTTCTGGTTCAGGTTTATATTCCCGAGAAGGGCGGAGATAGAGATGGAACAGGTTGAGAGGGTGGTGCACGGGATAAAACAGGATATGCCACAATATCTTTCCATTGTGTATGAAAAGGTTGCAAAGGATGTTCTGTGGGAATATTCCCATCTCTTTTTCCCTTTTGATAGTATAGGGAAATGGTGGGATAGAAATGATGAAATAGACCTTATCGGGCTCAACAAGGAGATGAACAAAGCCTTATTTGTCGAGGTCAAGTGGACAGAAAAACCTGTGGGAACAAATATATTGCAGGACTTGAAGGCAAAATCGGAAAAGGCAAGTATGGGGAAAAAGGAAATCACTAAACACTACGCACTCTTTTCAAAAAGGGGATTTACGGATGATGTGATTCGAATAGCAGGAAACGAGGGCATTGTGCTTTTTGAGAAAGACAAACCTGTGAAGCGAGGAAGACCGTGAAGCGGGACTCGTGAAGCGTCGAGATACGAGGAACGAGATACGAAGTACGGGCGTATGGGCGTAACGGAGTAAGGGAGTGATTTGATTGCGGATTTCGGATTGCGGAGAATAAATGATATGAATAAAGATGATATGAAACATAGGACAAAACAATTTGCACTCGATGTTATTAAATGTGTTGAGTCCCTTCCAAAAGGAAAGACAACCGATGTGCTTGGCAGACAGTTGCTACGTTCAGGGACATCAGTGGGGGCAAACTATCGCGCTGCTTGCAGGGCAAAATCTACAGCAGATTTCATTTCAAAAATGGGTATAGTTGAAGAGGAAGCAGATGAAGCAATGTATTGGATGGAATTACTGATAGACGAAGGTTTTGTAGATTTAAATTCATTGGAATCATTGATGAAAGAAGCGGACGAGATTCTCGCAATTACGGTATCATCAATCAAGAGTACCAGAATGAGGATAAAGAAGTTATGAATGACTCCGAAATCGGCAATCCGCAATCCGCAATCGGCAATCCCATGAGGGACATGCATGAAAACCTTATTTGAAGGGAAGAAATTATATGCCGTAATAATTGCGTTTCTCTTGATTATTACCTTTCTCATCAACTTTCACATCATACGCAACCACTATGAGTATGTATTCAAGAATGTAATCACTGAAAATACATTAACGGCGAATCTCCTCTCCACGCTCGTCTATGAGCATCAGAAGGCAGCTACCAGTATCCTGGAATCCTATGCACGCCGCCTGCTCTTTATCGATGCGGTGAAGAAGAAGGACTTTAACCGCGCCTTGTATCACCTGAAATCCTTAAGTGAACATCATACTGAAATCGATACCCTCTTTATAACCGACAAATATGGAACCCTCTGGGCAGACTATCGAGGAGGCAGGAAGTCCTACGGCAGGAACTTTGCCTACCGTGACTGGTATAAAGGGGTCAGCAAGAACTGGAGACCCTATATTTCTACCCTGTACCAGAGGGTGGTCCTGGAAAAGGGTCTTGCTGTTGCCTTATCCGTACCAATATTCGATAGAAAAGGCAAGGTCATCGGGATACTGGGTGGCGCCAAGCGCACCCCCTTCCTTGCCACCTTCATCAAGGCAAATATAATAGACCCCGAAAAGAGTATTACCCTCCTCGACCAGGAAGGGAACATCATATTCAGTAATACTGTTCCCTATGAGGAGAAAATAACGAAATACCCTGAAGCACGCTTACTGGAAAAGGCAGGCGCAGGAGTCATTATTGATATGGAAATTGCAGATGCAAAAGAAAAGGGGAGCATCTTCTATGTATCCATTGCACCGGTAAAGGGGATTGGCTGGTCAGTCATTGTTGGGCAGGAGAAAGATATAATCCTGAGGTCATTATACGGGTACTTCATCCGCTCCGCAGCTACTGGTCTCATCATATTCCTCTTCCTTACAGTCTCTTTGCTCTATTTCAGGAGGGAGTATAAGTACAGGAAAACAAAAGAGCTCCTCCAGGCAGAGGAGAAATACCGCAACATCTTCAATGATGCGATTCTCGGCATCTATCAAACTACCCCTGAGGGACGCTTTCTAAGTGCTAATCCTGCCCTTGCCTGGATGTATGGGTATGACACACCTGAAGAATTAATCAATAGCGTGACTGACCTTGCAACTCAGATGTACGTGAATCCTGAAG from Pseudomonadota bacterium encodes the following:
- a CDS encoding ATP-binding protein, with product MFINREKELSFLENKWNEQQAQMIVLWGKRRVGKTELVKQFIREKPHIYFLAESTGEKEQLKRFSRTVGEFFNEPLLLTRGFDSWEESFQYIKEKGKRLTLVIDEFPYLILSNRGIPSLFQKAWDEYWSKSQIYLILLGSSVGMMETEVLGYKAPLYGRRTGQWKLQPIPFSSISAFRQSRSFEDRLMHYSVAGGIPAYWLNFSEKKDFYHNLADHVLKKGETLYDEVEFLLREELREPRYYFSLLQAMAQGKRKLSEIVNATGISQPVANKYLGTLIDLDLIEREVPVTEEKPLKSKKGLYKMKDEFFRFWFRFIFPRRAEIEMEQVERVVHGIKQDMPQYLSIVYEKVAKDVLWEYSHLFFPFDSIGKWWDRNDEIDLIGLNKEMNKALFVEVKWTEKPVGTNILQDLKAKSEKASMGKKEITKHYALFSKRGFTDDVIRIAGNEGIVLFEKDKPVKRGRP
- a CDS encoding four helix bundle protein: MNKDDMKHRTKQFALDVIKCVESLPKGKTTDVLGRQLLRSGTSVGANYRAACRAKSTADFISKMGIVEEEADEAMYWMELLIDEGFVDLNSLESLMKEADEILAITVSSIKSTRMRIKKL
- a CDS encoding PAS domain S-box protein; amino-acid sequence: MKTLFEGKKLYAVIIAFLLIITFLINFHIIRNHYEYVFKNVITENTLTANLLSTLVYEHQKAATSILESYARRLLFIDAVKKKDFNRALYHLKSLSEHHTEIDTLFITDKYGTLWADYRGGRKSYGRNFAYRDWYKGVSKNWRPYISTLYQRVVLEKGLAVALSVPIFDRKGKVIGILGGAKRTPFLATFIKANIIDPEKSITLLDQEGNIIFSNTVPYEEKITKYPEARLLEKAGAGVIIDMEIADAKEKGSIFYVSIAPVKGIGWSVIVGQEKDIILRSLYGYFIRSAATGLIIFLFLTVSLLYFRREYKYRKTKELLQAEEKYRNIFNDAILGIYQTTPEGRFLSANPALAWMYGYDTPEELINSVTDLATQMYVNPEDREIFKGILSKEGVVEKFETRLRKKGGEIIWVSINAHTVKDTQGDISCYQGTIEDITERKRAEEELRKSEENFRRSLDGSPLGVRIVTIEGETVYANRAMLNIYGYDSIEELRTAPVKKRYTPESYAEFQIRMEKRRQGEYDPSEYEVSIVRKNGEVRHLQVFRKEILWNGERQFQTIYQDITERLSAEQVGKRAEEERERLLAEIAAKNQELESFVYTISHDLRAPLVSMDGFYSLLKRESQDQLGEQGQHYLERIRANVAHMNTLVTELLELSRIGRVVGPEEEIDAGALLREVKEGLVLKLEQEGVEFIVQQ